The stretch of DNA GAAAGATCGAGGTTTTAACACCAGTTGAAGTCGTCGAAAAAGGCGATAAAACGAGCAAGATCAAGGTTAGTGGCGTCGTATCGGCAAACTACTTAGCCCAGCTTCAAAGAAGCGTAGAAGATCCTGAAGTTTTTGTAGCTTTTAATGACGAGAGCGAGGCAAATTTCAAAAAAGTAAAAGATCTTGAAGATGACTACGGCGAGGTTTGGTACCAAGCAGATGGTGTTTACGAAGTGCCAAATGACGCACTTGGTGGCGACACAAAAAAGCTTTACGTAAAAGCACAACAAATTTATGAAGAGACCTGCTCTGCGTGTCATAGACTTCATGAGCCAAATAGCTTTACAGCGGCTCAGTGGCCAGCAAATTTAGCTGGAATGGTCGATGCGAAATTTGTAGCACTAGATGAAACTGACCTAAATTTAGTGCTCAAATACTTACAACACAATGCCAAAAAAGTAAAATAAATTTTCATAAGGGAGAAAATATGAAAAGACGAGATTTCATAAAATTTTCTGCACTTGCAGCCACTGCAGCGCAGGCAAACAAGATAGAGGGCGTGACAAAAACTATTTTTGACCAAAACAAAACTTTTGGAGCAAATAGATTTGGTCTATTTTGGGCAAATACCAACTCAAATCAAATCGTATCCGTTGATCCATTTGATGGTGATAAATTCCCAAATACAATGAATAACAGTTTGCCAGATCTCATCCAAAATGAAAGTCGCGTACTCTATCCGTACGTAAGAAAAAGCTACTTAAAGGCAAAAGGCGCAGCAAAAAGTGAGCTTCGTGGCAAAGAAGAATTTGTACGTGTTAGCTGGGATACAGCACTTGACCTTGCTGCAAAAGCCTTAAAAGAAAATTTTGACAAATATGGCCCTGAAAGCATTTACGGCGAATGCTACTGGTGGGGTGGTAGTGGTAAGATCAGCTGGGGTAGGACTGTTGGTCACAGGATGCTAAAAGTGCTTGGCGGATACGTCGAAGAGAGCGGCGACTACTCAACTGGAGCTGGCCTTGTCATCATGCCTCACGTCCTTGGAAATAGTGCGGTTTATGACGCTCCTACAAAATGGGAAGCTATGGTTAAAAATGCTAAGAACATTGTATTTTGGGGTACTGACCCGCTTGTAACTGGTCAAATTTCATGGCAGCCACCAACACATGATGGTTATCTTGGTATTAAAAAGATAAAAGATGCTGGCATTAAAACCTATAGCGTTTGCGTCTTTAAAAACGACACCACAAGATACCTTGACTCTGAAACTATCATCGTTCGTCCAAACACTGACGTAGCAATGATGCTTGGTATGTGCCACTATCTTTATGAAAACAATCTTTATGACGAGGAATTTATAAAAAAATACACAGTTGGTTTTAATAAATTTAAAGACTACTTGCTTGGTACGACCGATAAAGTGGTAAAAGATATAAACTGGGCTAGCAAAATTTGTGGCGTAAAAGCTGAAGAGATTGCAAAATTTGCTACTGCACTTGCAAAAGAGCCAAGCACTATTATCGCTGGTAGATCACTTCAAAGACAAGACCATGGCGAAATGAGCTTTTGGGGTATCGTAACTCTTAGTGCGATGCTTGGCCACATCGGTAAAGAGGGTCTTGGATTTGAGTTTAACCTCTACTACGGAAACGGCAGCACTGATAAGATAGCACCTGCTCTAAAAGGTATCAGCACTAGGATAAGCGAGAAATATGAAAACGTAGATGGTGCTCCGTGGAAAAAATTTAAAAACGTAACCATCCCGTCTTCAAGATCAATCGAAGCCTTGCAAAATCCTGGCAAAGAGATAGACTATGATGGCTCTAAGATCAAACTTCCACATATGAGAGTAGCTTACATGGCTTCTGGTTCAATGTTTACAAGGCACCAAGATGTAAATAACGCCGTTAAAGCGTGGCGTAAATTTGATACTGTAATAACTGCTGAGCCATACTGGACAAGTACAGCTAAACTAAGCGACATCGTCTTACCAGTGGCGCTTGAGGTAGAGAGAAATGACATCAACCAAAGTGTCCCATCGAGCGAATACATCGTGGCATACAAACCAGTAGTTGAGCCAATGGGAGAAAGCAGAAGTGACTACTGGATATGCTCACAAATTTGCAAACGCTGGGGCAGAGAAGAGGTCTTTACTGAGGGTAAAGATGAGCTTGGCTGGGCAAAAGAATTTTACGCAGACGCCGTAGAGCAAGCTAAGGCACTAGATCTTAAAATGCCAAGCTTTGATGAGTTTTGGAAAGAGGGCTATGTCAAATTTGACAAAGACAATGAAGAGACAAAATACTACACAAGACTTAGTGCATTTAGAGAAAATCCGCACAAAAATCGCCTTGGTACGCCATCTGGCAAGATAGAGATATACTCTCCAACTATCGCTAAATTTGGCTACAAAGACTTTGCCCCACACTTTGCTTGGATCGAGCCGTTTGAGTGGCTTGGTAGTGAAAAAGCTAAGAAATATCCATTTAGCATCACAACCCCACACTCAAGATATCGCCTCCACTCTCAGCTAAATAACTCAATAATCAGAAACTACGCTGAAGTTTGTGCTAGAGAGCCGATGTTAATAAACACAAACGACGCTAAGAAAAAAGGCATCGCAACTGGTGATGTAGTGAGAGTCTTTAACGATAGGGGCGAAATTTTAGTAGGAGCGCTTGTTACTGACATTGTCCCAGAGCACGTCATCGCTATTTGCGAAGGTGCATGGTATGACCCTGAAGTACTTGGCGAAAGAAGCCTTTGTAAGCACGGATGCATCAATGTCCTAACACGCGACAAAGGTACGTCTAGCATCGCTCAAAGTAACTGCGGACATACGATACTAGCGGATCTTGAAAAATATAAAGGCGAGATCAAGCCAATAACTGCGTTTTCTAAACCAAAAATTTTACAATCTTTGTAGAATTTATATAAATTTAGCCCTCGCATGGGGGCTAAATTATTTTTAGGTCATTTATATCTTCAAATTTGATCCTAGTTTTTACAACCATAAGAGTTTTGTTTTTGGAATTTACGTCAGAGATTAGTCCACTAGCACTTGTATAGGTGTAGCCGTCATGGTAGCTTACGTATACTTCATCAGCTGCTCTTAGCCTGCTTATCTTTTTTAAAATTTCATCGACTTTGCTCTCATCAAGATCTAGTTTTTCGCATTTTTCTCGCTCTTTTTGTCGCAAGGCTCGCTCTAGGGTTGATAGGGGATTAAACGAGCTAAAAATTTTTGCTCTATCTTTACTCGCCACTTTTGTGCCCTCCGATCTTTTTATTTCGGTCTTGCCCAGTGGCTTCTGGCAGTAGATCGATAGCTCTTAAAACCGAGTTTTTACCAAATTTTTCTTTTATGAGATTTAGGGACTTTAAAACTGCCTTTTCTTTAGTATCATCCTCAAAAAGACTAGAGTGAGCTAGGCTCTCTTTTACTACGTCATTTGCACTGATGCTAATTTGCCTAATCAGCCCAACATTTTTTATCTTGTTTAAAAGCAGCTCTTCGGCCAAACTCATCAGCACACTTGAGACATTTGTTGGCGTTTTAAACCGAACGCTTGCACGCTGTAGTGGCTCAAGCTTATCGGCAAATTTTATATTTATCGTTATTCCACTTGCCATTACTTCTTTGTTGATCATCCTAAGCGCTAGCCTATCAGCCATCTCTTTTAGTACGACTACCGCCTCGCAACGCTCATAATCTCTTGGTAAAATTTCAGAGCTAAAGTAGGATTTTGTGTTTGGTTTATATGCTTTTATATCAGCTATTGTCGTTGGCTCTATGCCATTTGCGTGATCTATCGTTATATAGGCATCAACTCCAAAAAAATTCTCAAGTAGGCTTCGTGGAGCATTTGCTATATCTTTCATACAAAAAATTCCATGTTTTTCCAGCTTTAGCCTAGTTTGCTTACCGATACGCCAAAAATCATCTAAGGGTTGATGCGTCCAAAGACGCTCTTTATAAAGCTGCTCGTCTAAAAATGCAATCCCATCATCACTGTGCTTAGCCAGTATATCAAGGGCGATTTTTGCGAGGTATAAATTTGTACCCATGCCACAGGTGGCCGTCACGCCAGTAGTTTTTAAAATTTCATCCATTATCTTTTTGGCTATGGATTTTGCATCGGTATTATAAAATTTAACATAAGAAGTAAGATCGATAAAGGCCTCATCGATAGAATAGACATAGATATCATCTTTTGAGACATATTTTAGGTATATCTCATAAATTTTAGCCGCATAGTCGATGTAAAACTGCATTCTAGGCGGTGCAATGATAAAATTTATAGCCTTTGGTATTTCAAAAAGCCTGCATCTATTTTTCACACCTTTGGCTCTAAGAGCTGGGCTAACGGCTAGGCAAACACTTCCGTTGCCGCGACTATCGTCAGCCACGACCAGATCGGCTTTAAACGGATCAAGCCCTCGCTCCACGCACTCAACTGAGGCGTAAAAGGACTTTAGATCAATGACGGCATAAAATTTTTGTGCTTCGTTTTTCATTGGGTGATTATAGATGAAAATTAGTAAAAGTTCGTTTTTGAAAAATTGATCTTAAGGCTAAAATTTCTAATAAAAATTTTTTAGAAACAAAATAAGTAAAATAGATAAATTTTACTAGTGGAGTTAGGGTAAATGTAATGCATAAAAGAGTTAATACAATTAGCCCTTCTATTGAAAAAAGTAGACAATCAGGTGTTTATATTGGTTTAACAGATAGAAGTGATGTAAATTTTAGTAAAGTAAAAATAAAAATGGCGAGTCTATGCTTGGAGCTTTTGCTATGCCAACATTTGATAACAGCAATGAAGATGCTAAAATAGATGGCAGAGTTAGAAATTATGGATTTTGTATTTTTCAAGGCTAAATTTACCACGTGATTTTTATATCGATCTCATGGCAAAAGCTGGTAGAAGCCAAACTAAGGTTGATGCAAAAGATGTAGATTATAAAATCTCAATGCCATATTACAATGCTAGCTTTGGCGTCGGCAAAAAGATAGAATTTGATAGTTTTATGCTTGATAGTGGGCTAAACTACGCACTCTCTTATGTCGATAGCGATGAGGCAGATATCAGACAAAGCACATTAAAATTTAGCAGCGTTACATCAAGTAGAGCTAAAATTTACTCAAAAATAGCCTATGATGCTGGTAAATTTAACACCAAGTCAAAAATAGCAGTGATGCAAGAAGACTAGAGATCAGCCTAACTCAAAAAGGCACGAGCTCAGAGGTTGAGGTCGGTCTAAGATATACGCCAACTTATGCAACACTCATAAATTTTGGCATAGCACAATCTTTTGGTAAAAAAGATCAAAGCAGCGCAAAACTTAAGTTTGCTTATAGATTCTAAAAATTTAGTGGCTTTTTGGCCACTAAATTTACTTATTTTTATAGATTTAGCCGTAAATCTTCTTTAAATTTTCAAGCTTTGTGCTAGCATTTAGTAGTAACATATCGGCGATAACTAGCCTTATCATCGCGGTTGCAACGACGCTTCCTCGTATGCCTATACAAGGATCATGCCTGCCTCTTAGCTCAAAATCTACCACTTCGCCAGCTAAATTTAGCGTCTTTTGCTCTTTAAATATCGAAGGCGTAGGCTTAAAATGGCTCTTTAACACGATCTCAGCGCCGCTACTTATACCGCCAAGTATGCCACCAGCGTTGTTGCTCAAAAAGCCAAGCTCGTCCATCTCGTCGTTGTTCGCTGAGCCAAGCATAGAGCTTACATTCACGCCAGCACCGATTTCTACGGCTTTTACGCCGTTTATACCCATCAAAGCCGCTGCTAAAGCGCTATCTAGCTTATCATAAAGTGGCTCGCCAAGACCAGCTGGCACGCCTCTAGCCACGCTTAAAACCACAGCTCCTACGCTATCGTGCTCGCTTCTAGCTTTATTTACCACTTCTTTCATCGCTTCTTCATTACCAAGAGCGTAAATTTGAGAATTTTTAGCAAAGTTAAAGTCTATTTTGTCACTAAAAACTTTGCCTATACCAAGCACTCCACTTAAAATTTCTATATTAAACTCATTTAAAAGTAGCTGCGCAAAAGCTCCACCAGCTACTCTAACGGCCG from Campylobacter concisus encodes:
- a CDS encoding molybdopterin-dependent oxidoreductase, giving the protein MKRRDFIKFSALAATAAQANKIEGVTKTIFDQNKTFGANRFGLFWANTNSNQIVSVDPFDGDKFPNTMNNSLPDLIQNESRVLYPYVRKSYLKAKGAAKSELRGKEEFVRVSWDTALDLAAKALKENFDKYGPESIYGECYWWGGSGKISWGRTVGHRMLKVLGGYVEESGDYSTGAGLVIMPHVLGNSAVYDAPTKWEAMVKNAKNIVFWGTDPLVTGQISWQPPTHDGYLGIKKIKDAGIKTYSVCVFKNDTTRYLDSETIIVRPNTDVAMMLGMCHYLYENNLYDEEFIKKYTVGFNKFKDYLLGTTDKVVKDINWASKICGVKAEEIAKFATALAKEPSTIIAGRSLQRQDHGEMSFWGIVTLSAMLGHIGKEGLGFEFNLYYGNGSTDKIAPALKGISTRISEKYENVDGAPWKKFKNVTIPSSRSIEALQNPGKEIDYDGSKIKLPHMRVAYMASGSMFTRHQDVNNAVKAWRKFDTVITAEPYWTSTAKLSDIVLPVALEVERNDINQSVPSSEYIVAYKPVVEPMGESRSDYWICSQICKRWGREEVFTEGKDELGWAKEFYADAVEQAKALDLKMPSFDEFWKEGYVKFDKDNEETKYYTRLSAFRENPHKNRLGTPSGKIEIYSPTIAKFGYKDFAPHFAWIEPFEWLGSEKAKKYPFSITTPHSRYRLHSQLNNSIIRNYAEVCAREPMLINTNDAKKKGIATGDVVRVFNDRGEILVGALVTDIVPEHVIAICEGAWYDPEVLGERSLCKHGCINVLTRDKGTSSIAQSNCGHTILADLEKYKGEIKPITAFSKPKILQSL
- a CDS encoding YolD-like family protein, whose amino-acid sequence is MASKDRAKIFSSFNPLSTLERALRQKEREKCEKLDLDESKVDEILKKISRLRAADEVYVSYHDGYTYTSASGLISDVNSKNKTLMVVKTRIKFEDINDLKII
- a CDS encoding DNA repair protein; amino-acid sequence: MKNEAQKFYAVIDLKSFYASVECVERGLDPFKADLVVADDSRGNGSVCLAVSPALRAKGVKNRCRLFEIPKAINFIIAPPRMQFYIDYAAKIYEIYLKYVSKDDIYVYSIDEAFIDLTSYVKFYNTDAKSIAKKIMDEILKTTGVTATCGMGTNLYLAKIALDILAKHSDDGIAFLDEQLYKERLWTHQPLDDFWRIGKQTRLKLEKHGIFCMKDIANAPRSLLENFFGVDAYITIDHANGIEPTTIADIKAYKPNTKSYFSSEILPRDYERCEAVVVLKEMADRLALRMINKEVMASGITINIKFADKLEPLQRASVRFKTPTNVSSVLMSLAEELLLNKIKNVGLIRQISISANDVVKESLAHSSLFEDDTKEKAVLKSLNLIKEKFGKNSVLRAIDLLPEATGQDRNKKIGGHKSGE
- the aroC gene encoding chorismate synthase, whose product is MNTFGKKLTLTTFGESHGVAIGGVIDGLPAGLKIDTDFIQSELDKRRPGQSNFTTARDEADKIEIFSGVFDGISTGAPIGFAIFNNNQKSNDYENLREIFRPGHADFTYFKKYGFRDHRGGGRSSARETAVRVAGGAFAQLLLNEFNIEILSGVLGIGKVFSDKIDFNFAKNSQIYALGNEEAMKEVVNKARSEHDSVGAVVLSVARGVPAGLGEPLYDKLDSALAAALMGINGVKAVEIGAGVNVSSMLGSANNDEMDELGFLSNNAGGILGGISSGAEIVLKSHFKPTPSIFKEQKTLNLAGEVVDFELRGRHDPCIGIRGSVVATAMIRLVIADMLLLNASTKLENLKKIYG